Sequence from the Macaca thibetana thibetana isolate TM-01 chromosome 20, ASM2454274v1, whole genome shotgun sequence genome:
TAATGCCTAGAATTAAACTTCATGTGCATGACTAAAATACTGAGATGCCCTTTCATACCCATTTCTTTGGCAAAAATGTTAAGTTTGATAGTACCAAGTGCTAGTTCTGATGTGGGGACAAAGGAACTCACGCAGTGCTGGTGGCATGATGAGTTAGAAgaaccactttggaaagctgtCTGCTGTTACCTAGTAAAGCTGAACATGCATTTGGGTGGGCAAAGGTGGCCTGGCACTGGCAGTGGCACCCTCAGGGTCCCATGGAGTCAGCTCCTGGCTTACCGTTCAGCAATGGAGAGTGCCATGTTCTTCAGTCTCTCCTTGTTGGACTGCGGGGCACTGATCTGGGGGACGACAGGGCTCAGCAGTTTGTTCATCAGTTCCAGTACCTTGTCAGCATTCTGCTCacgtttttaaaattaaggaagcaatcaataaaataatcaataaaaggAACAAGTATATAATGCCCCCTACCCACCAAAGagaactttctggggtgatggatGGAAATGTTTGGTATCTTGATCTGGATGGTGGTTACAAAGATATACACCTATGCACAATTCGTCAAGCTGTACATATAATTATTGCACATTTTTCTACATCTTAATTATACCTCAATCAAAGCATTTTttaccgcctcccaggttcaagtgattctcgtgcctcagcctcctgagtagctgggattacaggcatgcaccacaatgcctggctaatttatatattttcagcagagacgaagttttgccatgttggccaggctagtcttaaactcctggcctcaagtgatgtgcccgccttggcctcccaaagtgctgggattacaggcgtgagcccctgcacttGGCCTATAGCTGTTTTTTTGGTCTACTTTTCTCAGCTGATAAAGAAGAGAATGTAATCTTGTTTAGGTCATAGAATCCTTAGCAGCTACCATATGTTCTTAGTCATCATTTGTTCTTAGGTAGAAACATGTATTCTAGTCATCTCAAAATGCCCAGCTGTggtcttattttctttcactccTTCCTGCACACTGATGTGGTCTTATCTTCTAATACTACTGTTCCCCAGTGTGTCTGTGGCTGCCAGGGTCAGCataatgccattttcttttttttttttttttgagacggagtctcgctgtgtggcccaggctagagtgcagtggcccgatctcggctcactgcaagctccacctcccgggttcgccattctcccgcctcagcctccgagtagctgggactacaggcgcccgccaccacgcccggctagttttttgtatttttttagtagagatggggtttcaccatgttagccaggatggtctcgatctcctgacctcgtgatccacccgcctcggcctcccaaagtgctgggattacaggcttgagccaccgcgcccggcccataatgCCATTTTCAACAGTGGCTTCACCATGGAAATGTGATGGATGCTAATTCTGCTGCCAAGTGAGACAATAGTTCAATGCCTGCAGGACATCCTTTCAATATGTTGTTTGGTCAGAAAAATCTTATGGGAAGAAAtacagctgtaaaatgggaattctGTCCTGACTGGACCATTAACTGTCTAAGCACTAGAGCAAACGCCTCTACAGGGAGGGTGCTACAACAACGACACTGTCGAAGTGGCTGCACATTTAATGCCGAAAGGCTGGCAGACCTGTGAAGTGCAGAAGAAGGAAGCAGGCACACTATACCTTGGCAAGGTCATACAGCTTTGCTGCCTCTTCAAACAGTCCTTTATTTTCTGCCACGGAAGCAACTTTGTTGATAATAGGCTTTGTGTCACTAGTAAACTTATCTATGACTCCAGGCTGACAAGACAAATTatggagggggaggaagagacagacgGGTGCACAGagctattattttaaacaaagagaCGCAATTAGGACCCAAAAAATACTTCAAGTGAAATTGCTTGCCCTGGGCAATACATGTACTCCATCAGCCAGACTCTGGCTTTCTTGAAGATATAAAGTCctattaaaactataaaagagACCAAGGAAACTACACATGAAAGGGCAGACTTACTAGAAGCACAGAGGAGTCAGCAATAAGACATCTGTGCTTTCTAATTTTCCAAAATGACCCAGAGAGTCAGTGAAATCAATGATTTTAAATTTGCTGATGAGTAGGAACCACAGAGAAAAAGCAGGAGGCTTagagaaaatatctgaaagattttggatttgttttctaaGACAGATGGCAAAAGGAACTCAGTGCTGAAAAAACACATGGCAAGTGGTAACaggacatttcttaaaaaaaaaatcaccatcacCACTCGACAGCAACTAAATGCTCAGGAGAGCATGAGAGAGGCCTTAGGTACCCTGGGAGAATGAAGGCAAGTGCATAATATCTCTGCCTGGCCATTCTGCTTCTCCACCGGCACTGGACCCTCAGGGCTGGACCAGGTCGAGGTGACTTGCCCTgccacttgggaggcaggagaggataAGGTCTTATCTATGTTTCCAGCTCTGTCAACTCACACACACTGGAAGCCTCCTGGCCCCAGTACAGCCTGTTAAAGAAGAAACTATGCAAAGCACTCAGTACCATGCCTGGTGATTGTCACTGCCCAATAACCAAGGCCACTGTCATCAGCACTGTCACTTGCCTTTCTTCTGAGGTAGATGCTGTGAGCAGTGTGAGCTCATCTACAGATTGCTGGGTCCAAAACActcatttttacaaatgagaaaagtcaGTCCCTGAGGGGCTAGTGACTTTCTAAAGGCCACAGGGAGATTCAGGGCCAGGACTGGTCTCTGACAACAGGATCTCTGACCCTCCTGCCATGACAACCAATGGGCATAGTGAGTCCTGAAATCCCTCAGGCCTTCCAGGAGTATTTCCAGGGTCACTGTGGAGTTCAAAGCCCTTGGAAACTGCATTTTGAAGGAGGTCAAGTGCACATCTAACTTTTCCATCTTGGGAGAATGGGTGCAgtaatcaatttctttttcttgcatgtTTTCTGAGCCAAGAATGGCAGAAATGTGTAATAGCATTCTCAGCTCAAAAAATGACAGgcatgaacaaatgaatattcTGAACATAATAAAAAAGCTTTGTAATcacaaattaacatattttaaggaGATATAAAGTGTGTGTAAAACCAAGGTCATCATCTGGGCCCAtaattttcattccattttttaaattaagcaacTCTGTTCAGATTTGCATCTTTAGTACCTTGAATCTTAAAATCTAAGTGTATTCTTTTGATATTTATAAATCCCCAACAGCTAACGAACATTTCTCTAAGGATGCATTTAACTCACCTTTCTACTTCCGTCATTCTCTAGTTTCCCAAGAATCATATCGAACTGTGGAAGGAAAAAAGTTTACTCAAATTATTGGACAAAGATATAAACATAATCCATAAgtctttagagaaaaaagagaggaatcaaatGGGATGAATGGGATAAGTCTCACGCAAACTAAAAATCAGTGtgactgaaataaatattttcactgtTAGAAACCAATGAAACTCTAAAAACTCCCTAGGCCTTATCCACCACAACCATATTGAAGTAAACATGCAGTACGGAATGAACATGGGAACATGCACACTGAAAACcatggggaggagagaaaaggaaacccacTTACCTCTCGGCTTTCAATCACAAGCTCACTCACACAGCGCAGAAACATGTTTTCTCCTTGACTATCTTTCTCATCCctgtaagggaaaaaaatcaactcagTTTCTAGTCTGGATATAAGGTCTCTAACGGTCATTCTCAGAATGGCAGAAATTGAAACTAGCTGAAGTAAATGGTCAAAAGCAAACGTTACCTGAGGAAATAGAAGTACTGGAGGGCCTCCCTTGGGTCCGTGGACTCAAACTTCCGGGTGTACAGCATGAGGAGTCGCACAAAGTTCAGCCGCCGCATGCAAGGAGGGTCACCAGGCTCGTGGCTGACTGCATCGTGGGGGTCAGAATGGGTCACAACCACACTGCTCCTCTGACCCATGCAACCCAGAAACTATGGAAGCTGAATCCACAGACCCAGCAGCCTCTACTCCTGCAGCCCAGTCAATGTTTGCCAATATAAGCTTTGGCCAGTCCCTTTTACCACCCTATCCTCAATTTGTCCCCAGGCCCAGCGTGGAGAAAACAGCACTTTGCCTTAAATTACTAATATGTTGGTCTCTGAATGAAAAGATAATCCAACTGACCATTATGGCACATGCTCTGGGATGACTCTGCTACACCAATAAGGAACCCGCAGCCATTCATCCACATttacttcctctctctcccctgacTCTCTCATCCCAGTCTGGTATGCATATGCCTGACTGGGGTTTCCAATGTCATTAAAGCCAGGGCCCTAATGGGAATCAGACCCATAACTCTAGGGGCTGCTTCTTCACCATTTTCCAGGCAATCAGACTGGCCACAAAGCTAGCACTTTGAACAGCACTTTATATACTTAACTTCCAAGGGAATACCAATGCTTGGGGCGGGGAAGCAAGAACCCCAACACTAATCATCTAAAAAGCTCAACTGTCCACATGCTCTAAAATGACTGGTACCCTTTGCTCAAATCCTTATTGGTTGTGGTTTTGTGGCCACCGTCGCCCAAAGAGGGACGTGCTGTGGTTACATTACTGTAAACCCAATCCCAAATACTCACGGAGCTGAGCACTCTGTCCGGAGGACTTTAAAAGCAACTTCAGCTCAAACAGCACCAGTGCTACATGGACAGCATGGCAGCGCAGCCGCTCCATGCGGAAAAGAAAGGCAATTGCTGCCTCAAACTGCGCTGTCAGGAACAGGACTTGGAAGTAGAGGAAGGGTTGCTGGTTCACCGTAAAGTGGGACTCGcctgggagagaggagaggagaggagataaAACCAACTCAGAAAGAAGGTGCTTACTGGTGGCCGAACCCCCAGGCAGCAGCCTGTGAGCCCACAGGACTAGATGGGCAGGAAGAAAGCACCAGCATGAGCCTGAATTGATCAAGGGGGCCCTGAATACAGTAAACTGCCATGTGAAATGTGACCTGGCTCCTCCATCTTCTCTAGACCTCATAACATTACTAGAAATTTGACTGTGCTGTAAAACTCCAGCTGCTTGCGTTAGGTGGGAGAGAAACAGTTAAGGATCTTAAAATGGACCACAGAGAGTGTCTATCTCCTTTACCCTGTTAAGTCACTCAAGGAAAGAAATGCAGATTTCAAAGGAGTTTCAGTTTACTCATAGTCACAGAAATCTGAATGCAACAACTGGTAACCATTATTTggaatcttcttttcttctcagtttttaaaaaataggggggaggaaagaagaaaggctatttctgtctctctcctttgtGCTCAGATCTAGTGACTAGTAAGATCTACTAGGAAGCAACAGCTAcgtcttctttgtctctctctgagCATATGTCTACTAGAACAGTtcaaagaattagagaaaatagatttttgtgTATGACCATATAAGTTTTATGCATTACTTAAGGCCACATGCCCTTTATTTGAATTTGGAATGGTAGGTTTGCTGTTTTGCCTTGACAATCTATAGGAGTtttgaaagaaagacaaaagttCAGAGATGAAAAATTTTCCCAGAGGAAAACTGAGGTAGTCACCTTAAGTGGACAAGAGAAGGGAAAGGTGGTTATGTCCAGGATCTTACCGTAGTCTTCCAACAACTGTTTCTGGAACTGtgagagagtcagcctgtcttgTGGGGAGCTGGTGCCATCGTCGTCAAAACACACTTGGTTCAACTAAATCCCCAAGAGAAACACATGCATTAGTACAAACTACACCCTGAGCCACACGCACAGAGTTGTAGCTGTTCAGCAGCCATGCTCAATGATGTCAGCTGGAAGCTGTGTTTAAGGCTATGGTTATGAGCTGGGaattacacaataaaaaatggggACAGGAGACGAGGACCCCGCTGGTCCTGATCACCTTATTGGCATCATACATTATGCAGGTAAAATCTTTCTGGGGACATGAGCACAGAAAAGGGGTAAAGCCCTGTGTGGGCAGAGGAAACCATGCCTACCTTCAGCCACAGGTAATCCTCAGTTTTGTCTGCCACTTCACTCTGGTTGTCGGTGACGTCACATCTGCCAATGATACAGTACACGGCCCGCTTGTAGGGATCTGTATTGTTCCTGAGGGCTCTGCGGTAATGCAGCCGGAGCTTGTTTTCTGTAGCTGGGGACAATCTACAGACATAAAGGAACAGACAGATACACACTCAATAAAAATCCTCAAGGGCATCTGAAAGCATCCCAAGTCCCAAACATATAACAGCAGGGAAGCCTTCCTTCATCGGGGTAAGAGAGACTGTCTCTGCCCTATCCCCTCCCCTCAGCACCATCACTTTAACCTGACTTGCAACTACCAGCACCTGCATCTATTGGCCTGCCAGTTTTCTATTTGCTGAGACCTTCATGGACAGGTCAGAAATCCCAGGGAATTAGAACTCCATTCCACACCCCAGCAGCACTCAAGCAGCGATGGACAGGAGTGAATCCTTCCCTTAACTGTCTTAGCTCCTCTGTGGCCTCCACACTCCCTTATTCATGTGAGATCACCTCCTAAAAAAACAACTTGCACTCAAATCTCCTTCTGGGGGAACCTTAAGACATTAACCCTACTTTAATTCTAATATGAGCAAGACAGGGGCTTGTGGTTTGAGGTAATCTCTTGACATGACATTATTAATGCTGCCAAGAAAAGTATCCTAGTTTTTCACAAGTACAACTACAGTAACCGCCATCATTTCTtctacatacatgtacatatatataataaccTCAGTTTGAGTATGAACTTAAGTCCAATTACATTAGCAAAAATCCAAGGAAAATTAATGCTTAGCAGTTCCTTAATGCAAGAGAATGTAAAGACTTAATGAATTAATTCAatgattatatttcaattttactAACTTCTAATTCTAGCCTTTAAGCTATGAAGTACATGACAACATATTTCCATACTGGAAGCACTAAGTGTTAacaaatgtaacttttaaaaagtccCATTTTATAAAGCATCCTTGATGTGCCTTAGATTTACAGAACAACTCACATCATGCTCCTGAGCCAGCCCCTCCCTTGTAGGAACAGGAAAATTCCCAAACACAGATGCACGCATGCCTAGACATCAGCATCAGAATGGGGCATTCTTCTAATCCTTTCACTCTTTATTCCCGAGAGAGTTCTATTTGCTTTCAAAACCTCCTTTTTCCCCCAAGCAGAAACTTGTTTTGGGCCTGTCCAGGGAAAAGAGAATAACGACAGGGAAGGTCGCCCCTTTGATTCTGCACGGCTACCACTGGGCGTGCCACCTCATTTACCATACCTTCTGTCCTTGCTGTTCATGTACTCCTGGAACCAGGTTTTAAACTCTCCCAGCTGGTGCTGGGCTCGATTAACTACCTGTGAAGCGGCAAGCAGGTCTCCACAGCGCATGCAGTAGTAAATTAGTGCCCACACAGGATGGCCTTCTACCTCTCCATCCTAAAAGAGGAACAGTAAGtgctcaaaataaacaaaaaaaagctgaGCTGACTGCTTTCATATGTGCTAAAACCAAGCTAAGCCCCTCTCCTTAAAATAAGTCACTTAATGTTCACAACAGCTCCCTGCGGTGAGAACCATTAACAGCCTTTTCCTCCCtgttttacaaacaaggaaactgaggcatggaagcGTTAAGTCATCTGTCCAAGTAAGCTGTTAAGTAACAATATGGCTCCAGAGCTTTTCCTCTGAAGCGCTATGTACCCCACCTGATCCAAAGTTACCCTGTGGTTTTTCCATGGAACCCCACGGGCCCACAGTAACTGGGTGACGTTCTTTTGTGataacatatacacatgcacTCCTACAACCCCCACAAAGCAAGGGCTAAAGATGTCACTGACCAGTAAGAGACTACCCTTATAGTACTCAAGTTTATAAAACGTCATAAAAATTTTACTCAGTATCTTGGTGTCAGGTACTGCTGGGCACTAGGGGATCTGAGAGATAGCTCTGTTCCCACTCTCTGAATACTACAGCTTATTTATCCCAAGTCTGGTTTTGCCATTTGTCTGCACAGCGGCCTGCGCTTACGcttctctctttgcttttcttcaacTCCTCCAGAAATAGGCCTCAGGCCTCCTTTCTTGGCACTTCCACCCTTCCCTCAGCAGGACTCTCTCTAAAACCCAGATCTGAACTTGCCCACTTAAACCCCTTTGAGCTGTTTAagtccaaagtgctgggcctggCACTTAAGGCCTTCACTAGTGGGCCCCAAGCTTGCCAAGCCCTACTGTGCACCCAGTCCTCCAGATactctctcctgcctccatgcATTTGTGCATGTGTTACCTCCTCCTGGTATACTCTTTTCCAAAACTTCAGGTTGGTGAACTCCTATTCTTTAAGAGCAAGTGAGAATCTCACCTTCTTTATGCAGCTAATCTCGTCTGTATCCTGCCACCCTTTGCATAAGGCTCCAGTTTAGCACTTTGCATTACTGTATGATAATCTCCCCAACTGGACCATGAGCTGAGAAGAGAACACATCCTAAAAACTACATTCAACTCCATTCTTCCAGCTGTTTTAGTCAAAAATCTCAGAAGTCATCCCTGACTCTGCCTCTCACACTCAAATCCACGTTCTTCAGCAAGTCCTACTGGCTCAGCTTTCAAAACATGTCAAGAACCCAATGGCATCTTCTCCATGCACTCTCCTCCACCCTGGGCTGAGCAACTACCACCATCACCTGGACTTCTATACTACCAGCCTCCTAAGAGGTCTTCACCTTCTGTCGTCACCCCTCTCTGAACTCATCTCCATACAGTAGTCTCCACACATATCCTCATTTTAACTGAAAATGCCAATCTGAGGGCAACTGCTCTGGGGGTGTAACTGATCACACAGAGAAAGTTGTCAGTACCTGTAGTCCAGGCAAGGGAGCTGGAAGTTTAATGTTCAGGAAACTTCGAACCAATTGGTAAGTCCCAGGCACCCCTCCCAGCTGGGCCTGATGCAAATTTCCAAAGACAGTCACAAGGGTGTAATTCTTATAactggaaaaattttaaaggaaaaaacagggaagattgaaaacatttattacaCATCTCTATGCCCATATCCATGACATTACACTGTAGCTTGGAAGGGCAGGGCCTAGACTTCAAGCTCAATGCAGAAGAGGAAACAATACATGCTTAATGAAGCAAACTATATTATTTACTCAGTGGGCTATGGATCACAGTAGATTTCTCATCACTGCGTAAACTCAAAAGAATCCCTGGAGGAACACAACTGTGGACTTCAAATACATTAAGGGTGGATATACAGAATAATAATCGCTCCAGCTCACAGCCTAATGCTCTGGTGGGTTCttgttaaactttttattttgaaaactttcaaaCCTACAAAAAGTTCAATGAATGCACATAACCTTTTACCTAGATTCaccaatttttaacatttctttatgttttctctctccacacacacataaCATACACACTTGTGCTTTTTTCTCCCCCCAAACCACTTGAAAATACGTTATAAAAATCAGGGGCTACTTTATCTGTAAATACTATATGGCTCTGAAGAACTAGGACCTTCTCCTGCCTAACCTCCATATCATTGCAATACCAAGAAACTTAACATTAATTTCTTattattatcaaaaatataacccaattttttaatagtttccttTACAGTTTTTAAATCCAGAATCTcatcaagaaaatataattgtCAAGCCACTTTCCCTTAATCTAAGATAATTCCATTAATTCcaccattatttttctttcatgacaatgatctttttcttttttttaagaggcagggtatTGCTGTGGTTCCCAGGCTGGGAAGCAGTGTCTATTAACaagtgctcttattttttttgagatagattctcaCTCTAgacgcccaggctgaagtgcagtggcgtgatctcggctcattgcaacctccgcctcccgggttttcaagcatttctcttgccttagcctcccaagcagttgggatgacaggcgcgggccaccaagcccagctaattttcatatttttagtagagatggagtttcaccatgttggccaggctggtctcgaactcctgacctcaagtaatccacctgccttggcctcccaaagtgctgggattacaggcaagagccaccacggctggcccaTAAGTGCCTTTAAAGCActctacagcctcaaactcctgggctcaagcaatcttcctgcctcaatctcctgagtagctggggctagaggtacatgccaccatgctcagctggaCACTGACCTTTTATTTATAGAGTCCAGGCCAGCTGTCTGGTAGAGTATCTAAGCTGGATTGTTATTTGATTCAGGTTCAACTTTTTTGACAGTAGCCCTACATAGCTAATGCTGGCATTTCCCACTGAATCCCACAATGACATAGGTAGCAGGTTTGCTTCTTTATTGGTAACACTAGATTTGATTCACTTGCTTGAAAAGTGTCCATCAGATTTCTCCATTacaatttattattatctttgtaCTTAACAAGTAATCTGTGGGGCAATACATGGACGTCATGTAAGTATTCTATTCAACAATCTTTTACTCAGCGGTTTTACTTTCCATTGATGGTCCTTGCTGAACCAGTTATTACACTGGTGGTTGCAAATTGATGATTTTTCTACCATTccctcttcatttatttactagCATGCTTCTTAAAATCCTCTGTAGTAGTTTTAAGTGTTTCCATACCAAGATTAAATAGTCCAATTCACAGATACCCAAATATGTGGTTAATGTAATAACTTTCTAAATATAGTATGTTCTTGTCAAAAACCACAGACTACCTCAAAAAGTCAGGTTTTCAACACCAGGTTAAGTAAAACAACAGAGAGAGTGAAACAAACAACCTAAATCTTAATAACAGGAAACagactcaacaaaaaaaaattttttttttttttgagacggagtctcgttctatccccaggctggagtacagtggtgccatctcggctcactgcaacctctgccctgcgggttcaagtgattctcctgcctcagcctcctgactagctgggtctacaggtgcgtgccatcatgcccggctaattttagtatttttagtacagaaggggtttcaccgtgtcggccagggtggtctcaatctcctgacctcgtgatccgcccgcctcggcctctcaaagtgctgagattacaggcataagccaccatgcccggctgactcAATGAAATTTTATGcggttataaaaaaaaaatactcagacTTCAAGaacaggggggaaaaaagaaatataacaagGTAATAGGAGCCTCTAGATGGTATACGGGTCCTCCCCTCTtttttcaagtcttatttttaGCATCTTCCAAAGTTTCTATAATAAgcatgtatcatttttataatgaaaaacaaacaaaatttaacaaatgttaatgAGTTCCCCATcactggaatttttatttatttatttattttagacagagtcttgctttgttgcccaggttggaatgcagtggcatgacctcggctcactgcaccctctgcctcctaggttcaagtgattctcctgcctcagcctcccaagtagctgggacttgtgccaagcgtgtaccaccatgcccagctaatttttgtatttttgtataatcggggtttcacgatgttggccaggctggtctcgaacccccaacctcaggtgatccatccaccgtggcctctcaaagtgctgggattacaggcatgagccactgcgcctggcctggaagtATTTATAAGCAGAGGTTGGATAAGAAATTGAGGAGTCCTGTAGCAGCCAGGACAAACAGATGCCCACTATGGTCTCTTCCAATTTGAATTAAGACAGTCCATGTGCTGACAAGGGCCTAAACTGAAGAAGTCTAAATTCCTTGAGGGCTAAGATATATATATCATGCCTTAAATCTTGGAATGTGGCAGGGAAGAGACAGACCAATCCTACATTTTCACAACATTTCAGCCttataattgaaaaattatttaggaCCGGTCTACTTTGCCATCTGGTGCATTGTATCACTTGAACTATTATATGCATACTGTCAGTGAATGAGcagcagagaaaaatattttaacactgagtataattattctaaaatatccCCTTTATCAAAGGTGACAATGAATGCTTACAAAAGATGCCATCAGAGAGTGATGCCACtagagtgaaaaataaacttaagaTTACAATTATGAAAGGAAATTCCCAAATAGCTCCAAGAAGCACTGTTAAAGAAATTAATGGAAcaagatacttttaaaaactaaacgaAAAGACTTAAAGAAATGGACTGGCTTACCAGCGATTTAAAACCAAGGAAAGCAGCCTAGTACCACTGGTGAAGTCAAGCACCAGTGTTAAGGATTAGAGTGATCAAGAAAAAAGCAGTCATGAGCAGTCATACACTTACactcactgaaaaaaataaataaaaataaaaaaaaatcctaagccaggcacggtggcttacgcctgtaatcctagcactttgggaagccgaacccagtggatcacctgaggtcaggagttcgagactagcctggccaacatggtgaaaccccatctctactaaaaatacaaaaattagctgggcatggtggcaggctaccatgctactcaagaggctgaggcaggagaatcgcttgaacctgagaggtggaggttgcacagagccaagagcacaccattacactacagcctgggcaacaagagcgaaactccatctccaaaaaaaaaaaaaagctgcgcatggtagcacacacctcaggaggctgaggtgggaggactgcttgagcctgggagggagaagttgcagcgagcccagattatgccaccacactccagcatgggtgacagagccagaccctgtcttacaaaaaaaaaaaaaaaaaaattcctagaagtTTTTGTATAGCATAAGAAGTTCTGACTCATTTTGCCGACTGGTAACGAATAAATGCTGCTACATATGTAGGTTCTTTACGGCTGAAGATTGATAAACccaaaacaatcacaaaaatTCAGCCAACGCTtagaagaattattttataaacccTTTATTCCTATACTAGGAgaataaaaatccattttgagCTCCAGATTTTTCTTAACCAGGGAATGGAAGCTAGTGAGTGTAATGTGTCTGATGGTGTTCATTTCAGTAGCTCTCGTCTAATTAATATAGTATTTGGTATAAAAACCTATTCTCCGCTGTACCAAGTTTGAATTACCTCAGTAACATACAAGGAAATCTTCTGACTTCCTAAGGAAGTATTGTTTTATTGACAAAAGGCGATCTCACTGCAAGGCTGCtggcaggtgcagaggctcagtGGCAAAGGCCTGTAATTTTGCAAGTGTATTCAACTTGGCTTTCTCTTCTCAAGCCAGCAGGGAGGGGCCCagcaccctgtctctaaaataaagagATTCTATTGCACACTCATGGCAATCCCTGCTGGCCAATTCAGAATTGGAAGGAGTATCC
This genomic interval carries:
- the NUP93 gene encoding nuclear pore complex protein Nup93 isoform X2, whose protein sequence is MWSGTYRRSSRRASACVPVPSHARPRRRQMSRREYWSVLLGSRGLDISHISQRLESLSAATTFEPLEPVKDTDIQGFLKNEKDNALLSAIEESRKRTFGMAEEYHRESMLVEWEQVKQRILHTLLASGEDALDFTQESEPSYISDVGPPGRSSLDSIEMAYARQIYIYNEKIVNGHLQPNLVDLCSSVAELDDKSISDMWTMVKQMTDVLLTPATDALKNRSSVEVRMEFVRQALAYLEQSYKNYTLVTVFGNLHQAQLGGVPGTYQLVRSFLNIKLPAPLPGLQDGEVEGHPVWALIYYCMRCGDLLAASQVVNRAQHQLGEFKTWFQEYMNSKDRRLSPATENKLRLHYRRALRNNTDPYKRAVYCIIGRCDVTDNQSEVADKTEDYLWLKLNQVCFDDDGTSSPQDRLTLSQFQKQLLEDYGESHFTVNQQPFLYFQVLFLTAQFEAAIAFLFRMERLRCHAVHVALVLFELKLLLKSSGQSAQLLSHEPGDPPCMRRLNFVRLLMLYTRKFESTDPREALQYFYFLRDEKDSQGENMFLRCVSELVIESREFDMILGKLENDGSRKPGVIDKFTSDTKPIINKVASVAENKGLFEEAAKLYDLAKNADKVLELMNKLLSPVVPQISAPQSNKERLKNMALSIAERYRAQGISANKFVDSTFYLLLDLITFFDEYHSGHIDRAFDIIERLKLVPLNQESVEERVAAFRNFSDEIRHNLSEVLLATMNILFTQFKRLKGTSPSSSSRPQRVIEDRDSQLRSQARTLITFAGMIPYRTSGDTNARLVQMEVLMN